The genomic stretch CTTTTTGCCCTTGACATTGCCGTTAGATTGGGCTCTAACGATACCAAACTGCAGGTCTGAAAAGTAAAAAATAACCTTAGGTATAAATATGTCCTTGATTTTTTTAGCATCTTaacaatttttatataaaaattatcttcatTTAATTtcgcaaaaaaaatatatgatttgATATGATTATATATCTTAGAGAAGTTATATCTTTTTTGTACTAAatgaagataatttttatatGAAAATCGAGATCTACAAATTTCTAGTAATGagtttttccatttgaagtcgtGAAGATACTAAAAACAATTAATAGCATAGTTAGATCTAAGTGTATTTTTGACTTTTTACACCTGTAGTTTGACATCGTTAGAGCTTAATTTTACGGTAGTGATATGGAGGgcaagaaaaaaaattagaataGTGGCGCTTAAGTCCACCGAACTATTTCAGTAGCTCAACTGTTTATTGGGAACGTGTACTCACTGTCAGTCATGCGGTTCATGCCTCTCTTAAAATACCAGCAGGCACCGCTTTGCTTTTGGATCGTGAGTGTATGCTAAAACAGGATTAGAGAACGCGACGCCCAGTGGGAGGCAAAAGCTTCTTTGCTACCACTTGTGTGTATGTAACCTCGTTAGTATATCTTGTCATCATCGTGTGACCGCCCTGGTATTTGTATCATCGTATGGTGTCTCCTTTAGTCGACAAAAGGTGTAGTGGCAACTGGTGTGTGCGCTTCACTGCACCGAGATACCAACATCTGCATCTGTCTTCCTTGGTGGCCATTTTAATCGGGGTTGCGTTCGTCCAATCTTCTccctgcctttttttttttccttctcgcGCGTCTTTTGAACCTTACTTGAAGCATCTTCCTTCCGTCTTCACCTCCTCTTGTTCGTCCTAGGATGGTAGCACGGGCCGAGGAGACGGGAAGCAAGAACTCAAGGCACGGGAACGGGAGCTCAAGCTTGACTGGCGAGTTGCCGTGTTCAGTtctcgaagaaaaaaaaatttcgcgacacggTAGCTCTTACGTTTGTTTggggtaattattgtccaattgtaGACTAACTAAGGTCAAAATATTCACTCTAAATTCCGACcatactgtgcaattagtttttattttgtttatatttaatactctatgtatgcgtctaaagattcgatgtgacgggagatCTTAGATTTGAGGgtggaaataaacaaggcctgaagggAACCTGAAGAATGTGAACAAGAAATAACAACAGAGCTGATGAAGACCACGCTGACAGGCTCGtcctaagccttgtttagtttccaaaaaaaattacaaaattttttagatccccgtcacatcgaatctttaaacatatgcatggagtattaaatatagacaaaaataaaaactaattgcacagtttgatcagaATTGGCaatacaaatcttttgagcctagttagtctatgattagataatatttatcaaatacaaacaaaaatgctatagcgtcgatttcctaaaaatttttggaactaaacaaagtccTAATTATTCTCTAGCTTGACCGGCACCACGTTTGGCTTCCTTTCATTTTTGAACTCTCAACACGTTAAATATTTGGACATATATacaaagtactaaatatatattatttataaaactaaaaataatttacaagacaaattttttaaatctaattaatctataattaaatactaattatcaaataaataaaaatattttaatatatattaaattttaacaccACTAACGAAACAACAACCCACGACTGGCTCCCCTACCTGCCTAccctactccgactccgagtgACCGAGTCCACGCTCCACGCCCACCCATGTGCATGCGAGTTCCGATGCGACTGACGGGCACCGGCAAGGCATGGTTGGTTCCCGATCGCCCAACCAGACCACTGCTGGTGGGGGCGGTGGCTGATGGTGCTGGGTCACCACGGCGGACGCGGCCGGCCCACGGGCCTCCTGTGCTGTGCGGTGCCCTGTGCTGCTCCCGCTGCCGGAGCAGCAGTGCATTGACTGCGACTCGTGGATGGGATGATGCCTCCGACAGAATAGGCGACAGCAGCCTCTGCCCCGCTCGGTCCAATCGCTCGTGATATTGATTTACTTATTTACAAAACTATTcactaatttattataagaaaaaaaaatattaatcaaaactatttactaatttattataaggaaaaaaatattaatCCACAGCAATAAGCGAACAAAGTCCACGCCATGCTCAACCATCAACCGGTTCTAGTAAGAGTACGCCTGATGCAACGGCATCCATAAGCTGCAATCTGAAATGAACATCTAGGCCgtgtttactttcaaaaaaatttgcaaaatatgaatagtagcgttttcgtttgtatttgataaatattgtccaattatggactaactaaactcaaaagattcgtctcgtcaattccgaccaaactgtgcaattaatttttacttttatctatatttaatacttcatgcatacgtctaaagatttgatgtgacggagaatctgaaaaattttacaaaatttttggggaagtaaacaaggccctacttcTCCTCACCGTCCAGGCGCTCAGGCAGCATCAGGTGGTGTTGTGTTATTTGTGTTGTGCTAGTGCCACTTCTCGACCTGTAGCAAAATAGGATAGGATAACTTGTTCCATTATCTTTCATCTTGATCCTCTCATTTCAAGCTTTACTAAATTATAGGAGAGGCTTAGGAGGAGCTTCATGCTTCAAGTAGCGATACTTGAGCCCAAAACTATCTCGGTGCTAGATCCGCACCTGTTGTGATCTCGCTAAGTCAAATAGGATAGCTACACTCCaagtaataaataaaataaaaataaagagaaGTACTAAATTTTAGATGTTGGAAATAGCTTTCCTTCTAGTGATTGTTTCTAGCCGTCTGATAGAATTGTCTTCAACCTCCATCTCTCGTTACAACGACATGGAAGTCACGACTGTTCAACTGTAATGTTGGAAACTTTTCGATAAAATATCTTGGCATAATGTTGGATCACAAGCACATAGGTGTGTGTGCTCCTTCTCTCATCCTTCATACCTAGGTCCACTCTTAGATGCATAGCCAAAAAAACATTATATTGGATTTTCAAAACACGTCTAGATAGAGAAATGTCAGAGCACCACTAGTAGAAAGACCTATCCATGTTGCATAATATATATAGTACTTGAGTATTTTGGAAGAAAAGATAGTCCAACAATTGTTGTATCTAGCTTTTCAAAATAGCAAGACACCTATCCTAGAGTTCTCGCATGTGCCGCTATCCATATGCCTCGCCGCAATGGAAAGGTTGTtggagttttttcttttttttttgcgtgGGGTTCTATTTTAGAGGTTGGTTAAATCACGAGTTTAGCTATTTATATGTTTATCGactctcttggagttgctcttaggtgGGTGTGAATGTTTTTTTTGGTGAGAGATACTTTCCGAATCATTCGCTCTTGTGTATGGATAGATGAAATGGCTTCAACTTGCCACTCAGATCTGGTGCAACAAACCCCTCTCTCCTATGTGAATGAAGCAATCTGTGAGTGTGACTCACTCAAGCTGTCAAGCAGCTCAAAGTCCTAGCAAAAACCTTTCGAAAAAAGGTCACATGAAAAAGAATGGAACCACGGCCCAGGTACAAACGGAAGAAGATTTAGGAAGACTGAACGAAGTCCAAGCTTAGGCCCGGCCCAATATCCGACACGCACGTAGATAACACGAAATTcccattttcaaaaaaaaacacgAAATTCCCTCAAatttgctcaaaaaaaaaaagaaattcccTCGAATAAGAAAAACTCTCCCCCGTCTCGCTTCTCGCTGCTGCGTGCCTGCGGGGACACTCCATCTCTCCTCCACGATCCCGCCTTCCTTCCCCACACCTCTCGCCGAGTCGCCGGCGGAGGACGATCCGCCGGCAGCAGAGCGAGCGCCGCGCGGGCCTCAGATCGCCCCTTTGGTTCCTTGGAGCCGAAAAGCGGGGGCCGGCATGAAGCCCCCGGCCGGCAGCAGCGGCAAGGGCGGCGCGGTGGACCCTTCCCTGCCGCGGTTCAGGTGCCAGGAGtgccgccgcgccctcgtcgtcgtcggggtCGATTCCTACGCCGACAGGCTGCCCGCACATGCCGCGCCCGGTACCCGTGCCTCGCCCtcccttctccccctttgttttacccatatatatatactcccttcGTACAAAAAAAAATAACATAACTCGCTTTTCGAGAAGTAATTAACAGTTTTAAGTTTGAGTATATCTATAAAAAcatactaatatttatgataccgaATAAGTATCAATTAGATTAACCatggaatatattttcatagtaaaccTATTTATTTAGAGACATAAATGTTGAACTATTTTCTATAAACTCAATCAAACTTGAGCAAATTTGACTTGGTTCAGATttagaattgcattctttttgggacggagggagggaGTATTATCATAACCGTTGTATTCCATCAGTTTGAGCCCTTTTCTCGGCCaagattatgcaaaatattcttCTCGTGGTACTTAGACTATGCTCATCCGTAGAGTTATAACTAAAAAATAATTGCTATGTCAATAATGTTTCCAGCGCTTCCAAATTATTAGTTTCATTGGTGCTAGAAGCTGGAGTTGCTTCATACTTGTACTTGCCAATTGGGTTCTGCAATTATGTTGTTCTATTGCATTGGTGCTGGGACCAGGATTAGCATGTGGCTATTTGCCTTGCTTCCTGGGATTCTTTTTTTTCCACAAGTACTATCCACTGAGCGCCCCCAAGACGCAAGTTTGTGATACCGGGTGGCACTTATCTAGTATGCCATTCAATCCATGCAGGTAATCATGCATCTTCTGTTCAGGGCAGTGTTATGGGTGCAAGCAAGATGGACAACTCTTACGTTGTGTTATCCAGGCAGAACAAATCTCAGGGTCCTAGAATTCCCCCACGCCCACCAAGTGCAGCAGCGGTGCATACTGATCCCATCCAATCAACAAGAGCGATAGAGGGGTCATATATAGTGCTTCCACCTCCTGCCGCTTCCATATACAAGACACCTGCCTCTGAAGGAGGTGGTGCGCAGCTCACAGCACCAGGTGTAAACTCCAGTAGCCCCTCTCAGGGAAACAATTCTGGGTTTCACTCTAGTGTTACTGTGCTGAAAAGGGCTTTTGAGATTGCTAGCTCGCAGACTCAGGTACGATTGATTGCTGACTATGTGCATATACTAGTGTGTGAGCATGCATGGATTTTATACTCCTATCTTTAATGTTTCATCTTCTATTTTCAGTGCCTTAGCAGTTATTGCATCAAATGtgcatgttttttttctttccaagCGTAGAGAACATTGTAGTTATACATATAGTAACGATGATGCATTTCTGCTTTTTCTAATGGCGTGTGCAGGTTGAACAGCCACTTTGTCTGGAATGTATGAGGGTTCTTTCTGATAAGATGGATAAGGAGATTGAAGATGTTAATGCTGATATTAAATCTTATGAGGCTTGTCTTCAACGTTTGGAGCAGGAGCCCTACAACATCCTCAGTGAAACAGATTTCCAAAAGGAGAAACAAAAGGTGACCGTTCCTATTGAAATATGTGTGGCTTGATGACTGACTAGTTACTGAGGTTAGAAGATGCAAATTTTACTGTTTAATTGCTACGCTTGATGCAGGCCTCCCACAACATATAAGTGGTGATCCCTTTGACTATGAAACTGTTATATCAAGCTGATAAGCTGCACAATATGAATACTTATATTGTGATTTAAACATATATTAGTGCCTATGCCTAAGCATATTTCAGAAATATTGTGAAATAATCGAGCATAAGCTGTCAACTATAAACGCAACTCAATTATGGCACGTAATTTGTAGATTGCAGGAACAAGTGCATATTATTGACTCTGTTGCAAAAGGTACAAGAAATACTTATTGGTGTGTGTAAACCTCTTACGTTTTATTTATTTGTGTGTTCTGCAAATTCAGATTGAAGAAGAGGAAAATAAACTTAAAGCTGCTATTGAAGAAGCTGAAAAACAATATTCAGAAGTTAGTTCTGAGATGAAAGATCTTGAAATAAAGTCTAAACAATTTGAGGAATTGGAAGAGCGGTTAGTATCTTTTCTCCTTGCCATTATTCTTTCATGTTTATCATTTGTATCATTTCTATCACAGAACCACGGTTTATGTACAACATTATACAAAGTTTTAACACCATCTGCATCTTTTGTTTGGcttctgcatttataatgcttgaAATATCTTTCATACATAACTAATgttatcatttttttttcttaattagGTACTGGCATGAATTCAACAGTTTTCAGTTTCAGTTGGCATCTCACCAGGTAAATTTACTTCAGGCCAACCTATGGATACCTACCTATCAGAATAACAATGCACCAACTTATTGTTGTCATACTTTGAACTTGTGTTCTTGCTGCCCCCTGacttgtatatatttttattttcaaacAGACATGTATTTTGTTCCACATCAGTTCCAGGCTAATAACTAAAGCAATATTAACCGAGTCTGTGGTTGATTTCTGCGATCATGTATTTATTTCGCATCAAAAACTTGCTGACAGAAAGCTAATAAAGTATATGCTACATGCATGTTGTCTGTGGTGTTGTTTTTAAAACTGCCTTGATGTTTGGATATACTATCACAAATTTTAATTACTTATCTCTATGCAATATTTTCTTATGCTTGAATAGTTTGCCATCATTCTCTATGACATTCATTTTgttaatatatatgaaaatatcACACTTTTCAGGAAGAAAGAGACGCAGTTTTTGCCAAGATAGAAGTTTCCCAGGTTCATCTGGAACTGTTGAAGCGTACTAATGTTCTTAATGATGCATTCTATATTTCACATGATGGAGTAATTGGAACAATAAATAATTTCCGCCTCGGCCGCCTTTCTAATGTAGAGGTAATTATACAGATTGCAAAATACATAGATACAATTTTGGGTCACTATACTCAGTGCTTCTGAAAATAATGTACAGGTTGAGTGGGATGAGATAAATGCTGCTTGGGGTCAGGCTGCACTGCTGTTGCATACCATGGCTCAGTATTTCACCCCAAAATTCCAGTATCCTTTTGTTTTCTCTCGGTAGCTATAACATTGATAAGTGCATAGTGTTACTTACAATATTAACTTATTGAAGTGCATAAATTGTGAATTTTAGTAGTAAGCACAATAGAATTTATTCTTAAAGAAATAAATGTTGCAATGGAGTTCCTGAACATTTTCCTAGATACCGGATCAAGATTCACCCTATGGGAAGCTATCCAAGAGTCACAGACATCCACAATAATACATATGAACTGTAAGCTTTCTGCTGGCAGATGTACTTTTTCTCTTGAAGATTGTCTATAGTTTATTAGTACTCACTTTCTTAGGTTTATAATAGCTCTATTTCGTTTGCAAACCTTCTTGCCTTAGCACTGTATCAGGCAGTGCAAATTAATCATGCTTGAGATGTTAGTAAGACGCATTGTTGATGTTCAGGTTTGGTCCCGTGAATTTGTTCTGGAGCACCCGATTTGACAAAGCCATGACATGGTTTCTGACTTGCCTGCAAGAGTTCGCTGAGTTTGCCATAAGTTTGGATAAGGAGAACAATGTTCCACCTGAAAAATCACTGAAGCTTCCCTACAAGTAAGACCTTTTGCAATCTTTTGGTCTCACAATCCTGATGTTTATGTGCCCTGGCTAATCTTGTCATTCATGCCATAGTTATTGAGACTGAACTAGGCATTGAACTGGGGAGGTTTCTGGTTCATGGTTTGATTGGACTGTCGGACCACTGGCTCAAAGTAGTTAAATATTGTATACCTTTCTCTTTCCCCCCTGCGAACTATGCAGGAcggcaggagagctgcgtgtcATTCATTAAGAAGAATAAAAGATACAAAAGGGAGGGAAGTAAGAAACCATCTCCCAGGCTCCCTCGCGGGGTTTAGTCAAAATACAGCATTCTAGGGAAACACAACCAGCAGCCTCAAACAGATAGCACAGTGGCGTGTGAGAAAGCCTCCTAGCCGTAGGTCTTGTTATCAACTCCCATGGGACACATTTTTTTGTTGATTTGTTAAGTGCACTGCCCTCCGGACATCCCCCCACACCAAGTTTGTGCAACTCAAGCTGCACGCCATGCCCACATGTGGCTCAGAAGCTGTTTTTTCTTCTGGTTTTTTTTTATTCAAAGCCAGACAGTTCGACTGTTTTGGAGCGGGTAATAACAGGCTGATTGCTTAAGTAGACCAGGCCAGACCCTGCAGAGGCTCAGGTTCATGTTTTTTGCAATCAAACCGGTGGTTGGTCTGGTTAGCTATGATTCAGACATTTGAATTTCGTGTTTATGCTTGTGACCTAGTGTTCATTTGCAATCATTTTTAAAGAATATTTGAAATACGAATATCTTCACCTGGGGTGAAATTTATTAAATGTGTCAGGTCTTGTTCCAAGCACCGTCTTTTTTGGTTAGTGTGGTAGTTGGTGTCGAATACATGCAGGAGCCCTGTTATGGTGACGGTAGATAATAAATTGGAAAGTTTCCTGTATATTGATGCATTCCATGTTATCTGCATTGTTGTTAATTAAGATCACTTCATTTCACAGGATTGATGGTGACAAAGTAGGGAGCCACACGATCGTCCTAAGTTTCAATAAGAATGAAAACTGGACCAAGGCGCTAAAGTACATGTTGTGCAATCTGAAGTGGGTTCTCTACTGGTTTATTGGCAATACAAGTTTTGCACCACACTCGGGATCGCTGCACACACAATCTCTGAAGAACAAGAGTTGATGCTGTTTTTTTTCTCGTTGACTGTACATAGTTTATATACTCCCTAGCCGCTGGATGTAGCCCTAGTGACAATAACGACACATTTGATGTACATGTGTTTATTGCTCGAAGTCTACCGTGTTGTCTTGAGGCCCTCGTGCATGTGTTTATTGTACTAAGCCCAGCAACTCCATTTTCGCCCTTAGGTCAGAGTTGGTGGAAGGCCCTCGTGCTTGTCCACACAGCTTAGCAGGATGGAAGGCTGAGCTGATGGGATCAGAACTTCAGAAGAGTAGCCGGCCCATACAATTGGGCCAGTGCACTATGCACAGATGACAGATCAACTGGAATCCATGTCACATGAGGTGCTTCTTCCTTTGTTGGTCTGTGCTGAGGCTCGGCCATGTGCCAGTTTTACGTGTAAAAACTATAATATCCGATTCTTCTGATCCCACAGCACCAGCCAGCGAGTCGCACCAAAGAAGCACGAGACCATCATGTATCCTACATGTGACCCTCACCTTCACCACCACATGTGACTCTTGCCTTCACCCCTCTCCCTACATGTGACCCTTAAACAGCATTTCCTTATATCATCAGCATGGCAAAAACTTCGatcaaaataaaaagaaagaagcaCACCAAACGCTCCATGCCCTGTTCTAGGATATCTTCACAGTTTACGACAGATCATCAAAACTATGGCACAAAATACATGATGCTCTTAGCTGTTCTGTACAAATGACACTTCTGTAAACCTGGGGGCACCgataagaagaaaaaaaggcTCCCTAATTTCTAAATCTGAGAAATCGGGTAAGACTATGGCTAAGAGAAGATCTGGGCAAAAATGAAGCCATGGTACAAAATTTCTGCGGAGTTACAAAGAGGTGAGGGAGCATGTACACAGAGTTTAGGATTTACTGTGGACCTTGAAGCCAATCATGATTCTAAGGCCACCTCCTACCGGGTATGTACACTCATTGCATGCTAATCATCTCGAACAATCTCGCCCATCATGATCCGGTTACTGTGGACCTTGAAGCCAAGAAGAGAAGGGTCAATCTGCTTTCCTTtcttggccttcttctttgcgcCCTTACCACCTGGGCCACCGTCTGCAGATTCTGAGGCATCATACTGCAACGGAGGCTTCCTCGAGCTCTTCAGCGCTTCGCTGAAGGACTGACCAGAGGCATCTGGATTGTTGGTGGCTGATGGCATGCTATACACCCCTGGCTCTTTGTTGCTAGGAACACTGCTTTCCATACCCTGGGCTACTGATGCCACTCCTGATTCCATCTTATTCTCTGCACAGTAAGATCATCAAAATTAAACATCTGATATAAAGCAGACATAAAATTTCATGGATAAATAGCATGGTAACAAAAAAACACTTCAGGTTGCCTATAATTGCGCAACAGGTTGCACACTAACATTGTGCTCGTTCAAACTATCACAGAACATACCTATAAGCCACACTCACACTACCCCATCCAGTTTGTAGTCTAGACAGTTTTATTTTAGCAATTGCCAGCTTTGTTTTAAGTGAGGCAAATTCAGCTGATTTTTAGTATACAACCTCAGTAATATTAACCATATCAAAATTCAACAATCCAGAAAGTTTGAAAAAACATACCATCAGAGGACACAAGGCCTGCTTTCTTCAGCCTGATTGCTGAAGACAGATCTGCGGGAACTGACTGAGATGTAGTATGTTGGTTTGTAGAGCGCTTTAGCAAGGAGTGAGAGCTTCCTTTTGACATGCCAGAATCAGACCTGCACATCTATATATTATCAATACAATATAAAGCCAACTTTGCACTCACCTAAGTGAGCATTAAAGAAAATTAACTTGTGCATGTAAAACAATACAATGAACACTATAGAAAAGCTAGTTAGAATCAATGAATCATATACATGTATGCGTTAGCAACAAATATTATGTAGTCAAAACTCTTGTGCAGAAACAACACTTTGCATTAAGGTATATTTATCAGCAAAGCGAAGTCTCACAAGAAATAAAAGTACATATTAGAATTATCCAGTGGCCTAATGTGACAACATCAGAATAAACTGAGTAACATGCCAAAAAGAATTATTAGAATGGTAATTTAGTGTGGTGTGGGCGAATATCCTTTTGAGAAAGATAGTAGATAATGGAGCAGCACATCTACAAGTTTAGAGTAATACCATTTACTAACAGCTTCTTCAGCAAAATCAGGATCATCCCCAGCCAAACTCGCACTAGAACCCTGCTTTTTAACCCTTGTTAACTCACTGACACTCCCAACCAGTTGATTGGCTGATGTTCTACCACTTGTGGTGTCTGGAAAGTCCCTTTGAACATCATCAATTCCAAGAAAATGCTTCTGCTCAAGCATTGATCCAGATCCTGATCTAAGGTTAAATTTTCCAGTGTTCTCAATATTGTTGGGCAAAGTACCCAGATTAGCTGATCCCTCTTGCGCCAACTGCCCTGACTTTGCATAAAGTGACCTTTCTGCAAGAGACTCCTCAAATGACAACATGTCCACTGATCTTAGAGGATTCTCTGCAACAGGTTGTGCAAAGTGATCCTTACGCCCAAATGGTGCTGGAACAGGAACATCAGGGAAACCCAGGGACTGCTGCGATTGAAGGACAAGTTTCTTATGAATCATATCACTCAAATCTTGTTCTGCATTCCTCTCCTTGTTCATAAGAGCTGCCCATGCATGTGGGTTGTCAACAGCAAGGTTCATTTCCACATTCCTTCTCTGCTTCTCCGCTTCAATCTGCAACTGGTTGATGCGTGAAGATTCCATTAGACTGTTTTGCAACTGTCCATTGGCATCCGACCAGTGCCTTTCAAGCCTTCCTATGTGAGAACCAGGAAGCTGTTCCTGAAGCCTATGTTGCTGAGGATGAACCCCTGAAGGAAGCATAGGCATTTGGCCTAAAGGGTATATATCACCATGTGTTTCCAACTGACCAAGTCCATGATGGCGTGCTAGGGCATTTATGACATCTGGGTTTGGTCCAGGACCACCACCAGGCAAAGAACCAGACCGCTCTAGGGAGTGAATACCTTGACCTCCCCTATGCAAACGTTCATGTAAGGATAAGCTGCGGTCAAGATGTTCATGGTGATCAAACGATGACGATCTCTGAAGATTCTCCAGGAGATCGAAACGACCATGTCTCTGATTTGGACTGGTCCCTGCACGGATAAACTGCGCAGGATCATCCATTGGCCAGACCCCACTTAAGTGCCTTTCTTCCTCCCTGCCCTGCCGCAGAGCATTTGCCAATTGTTGAGACTGAAGTTGCTGCTCATGCTGAAGGCCTAAAAGAATTTGCTGCTCTAAAGGAAGCATCTGTCTCTGATTTGGACGTGAGAGAACATCCAACATATCATTATGATGCTCCCTATGAAGGCCATGACCAAATTTTGCTTGAATGAGTTGTTCAATAGCCGCATCATGCTGTCTTTGCAAATGGTGAGGTTGCTGGTGCAGTTCATTTAATACATGTTCACGAAGTAAGACTTGATCAACCATATTTGTTGGTCCAAAATTTGAACCCTGAAGCTGCTGCTGCAACAATTGCTCGAGGATcatctgttgctgttgctgctgctgctgttgctgttgctgcaaaAGCTGGGCTTGCCGTTGCTGCTGTAGCTGCCGTTGGTGCTGCTCTTGTTGGAGCTGGCGgcgttgctgctgttgctcaaTTTCAAACTGGACTCTCAAAAGATGCTCCACATCAGAAAGCGGTTGATTCATAGGCTGGCGGTGTTGGTGCAAAGAATCAAACACCTGCCCAGGAAATGCACCAGAAAATTCCATATTGTTGCGGGCCATCAGTTGCTCCTGCTGCAATTGCTGTTGCTCCCGTCTGATCTGTTGAAGCAGCATTTGCCCCTCAAAATTCAAATGATGCTCAGCTTCAACCTGAGGGATTCTGCTGGAAATGTTTGCATCATTCATATTGTCTAGCCGTCCAAAGTTTGCAGGCCACTCATCACGCACACTTGAAACTTCATTCATCCTGCTAAGTGGCCCGTGTCTCATGTTTACAGGTGGAATGTCCTTGGGTGCTGTAGGCTTGGGATTTCTCCGCTCATTTACACCAAGTACGTTTGATGAGAGAGGTTGTTTTGGATGCCCTTCCAGCTCAGACCAAAGTAAGCCAAGAGGACTCAGATCACTCTCCCTTGGGATATCATGCTGCGGCAAATTAGCTTGTCCAACCACAGAATGAGGATCATGTGGTGCCAACTGGAAATCTGCACGGTCATTCTCAAGGTCCCGTAGGGATTGACCCATGCTGCTATTAGG from Sorghum bicolor cultivar BTx623 chromosome 3, Sorghum_bicolor_NCBIv3, whole genome shotgun sequence encodes the following:
- the LOC8079822 gene encoding uncharacterized protein LOC8079822 isoform X1, which codes for MAERKLDRPSALGKGGLSLGIEEDRAAAAAMGFVDDTKDQLHLDNSIPLSPQWLYTKPADGKISLPHVSSLEPAEKEVRMLEGTVDRKERRRNVFDADTGLRWLEEERETSLLGRRERKKDVDRDVDNRKTDRRSDNVSARDNTDPRAAPASERWNDGSTRSMGNEGRRDAKWSSRWGPDDKDKDSRSDKKVDAEKDETHADKQTFTGRLLSESDSRDKWRPRHRQESHSVGTATYRAAPGFGSEKGRVKDSDIGFAAGRGRGNPNSVASFNRPSSAGSIGAPSVHGKSAKAAVSFCYPRGKLLDIYRQKNMMSSFDDADMKLEEIPSITLSTAAKPLAFVAPDKVEEALLEDIRKGKVISSEGINGTGNKKERAKDLEEPASGIDDDKGKVSFAIAGLGQEGSSDLISEKDAFYVEGTLPTGISTSPPMKSLEENASSNQYGITDIREGLKTDEIKSSADHDLGTKLPDDSNTLFDVPSFEHSSEPPMPYQSSDMDIKVSGHANYPEELTLYYLDPQGGVQGPFLGADIISWYEDGYFGLELPVRLSQAPDDVPFRPLVEVMPHLGQKLQSHIPQPGDGSAESLESSQSKFESTVPTASSGKSDQVSNWNSESNAVDPKRGDHEASVPSHSGWLSSLEMGKDTANTTNRQQHIPESVNQDAEEVLYTGRPNSSMGQSLRDLENDRADFQLAPHDPHSVVGQANLPQHDIPRESDLSPLGLLWSELEGHPKQPLSSNVLGVNERRNPKPTAPKDIPPVNMRHGPLSRMNEVSSVRDEWPANFGRLDNMNDANISSRIPQVEAEHHLNFEGQMLLQQIRREQQQLQQEQLMARNNMEFSGAFPGQVFDSLHQHRQPMNQPLSDVEHLLRVQFEIEQQQQRRQLQQEQHQRQLQQQRQAQLLQQQQQQQQQQQQMILEQLLQQQLQGSNFGPTNMVDQVLLREHVLNELHQQPHHLQRQHDAAIEQLIQAKFGHGLHREHHNDMLDVLSRPNQRQMLPLEQQILLGLQHEQQLQSQQLANALRQGREEERHLSGVWPMDDPAQFIRAGTSPNQRHGRFDLLENLQRSSSFDHHEHLDRSLSLHERLHRGGQGIHSLERSGSLPGGGPGPNPDVINALARHHGLGQLETHGDIYPLGQMPMLPSGVHPQQHRLQEQLPGSHIGRLERHWSDANGQLQNSLMESSRINQLQIEAEKQRRNVEMNLAVDNPHAWAALMNKERNAEQDLSDMIHKKLVLQSQQSLGFPDVPVPAPFGRKDHFAQPVAENPLRSVDMLSFEESLAERSLYAKSGQLAQEGSANLGTLPNNIENTGKFNLRSGSGSMLEQKHFLGIDDVQRDFPDTTSGRTSANQLVGSVSELTRVKKQGSSASLAGDDPDFAEEAVSKWSDSGMSKGSSHSLLKRSTNQHTTSQSVPADLSSAIRLKKAGLVSSDENKMESGVASVAQGMESSVPSNKEPGVYSMPSATNNPDASGQSFSEALKSSRKPPLQYDASESADGGPGGKGAKKKAKKGKQIDPSLLGFKVHSNRIMMGEIVRDD